In Vigna angularis cultivar LongXiaoDou No.4 chromosome 8, ASM1680809v1, whole genome shotgun sequence, one DNA window encodes the following:
- the LOC108345687 gene encoding putative pentatricopeptide repeat-containing protein At3g49142 isoform X1: MKPIAPLTHQFPKLQALVSSIRKSSGSSRNPVLVLELLGKALDQYPDIKTLKNVHSKAFNLSFHENPSLGIKLMRAYAACGEPGLARKVFDGIPERNVIFYNVMIRSYVNNHRYNDALLVFRDMVDGGFSPDNYTYPCVLKACSCSDNPRIGFQLHGVVFKVGFDLNLFVGNGLIALYGKCGCLLEARRVLGEMPSRDVVSWNSMVAGYVQNKRFDDALQICREMESLRHKPDAGTMASLLPAVTDTSSEIISYVKQMFVNLEKKNLVSWNVMITTYMKNSMPEKAVDLYLQMEKCEVEPDAITCASVLPACGDLSALLLGRRIHEYVERKNLCPNLLLENSLIDMYARCGCLEDARRVFDRMKFRDVASWTSLISAYGMTGKGYNAVALFTEMLNSGQSPDSIAFVAIISACSHSGLYNEGKLYFKQMTDDYGITPRIEHFSCLVDLLGRSGRLDEAYNFIKQMPMEPNERIWGTLLSSCRVYSNMDIGLVAADKLLQLAPEESGYYVLLSNIYAKAGRWTEVTATRSLMKRRKIRKRPGISNVELNNQVHTFLAGDTSHPQSKEIYDELSVLVGKMKELGYVPETDSALHDVEEEDKECHLAVHSEKLAIVFAILNTRESPIRITKNLRVCGDCHIAVKLISKIVQREIVVRDTNRFHHFKDGTCSCCDYW, translated from the coding sequence ATGAAACCAATTGCTCCGTTGACTCACCAATTTCCCAAGTTACAGGCCTTGGTTTCCTCAATTAGAAAATCATCGGGGTCCTCACGAAACCCAGTTCTTGTTTTGGAACTTCTGGGCAAAGCGTTAGACCAATACCCAGATATTAAAACGTTGAAAAATGTGCATTCGAAGGCTTTTAATCTCAGTTTTCATGAAAACCCATCTCTGGGAATCAAACTCATGCGAGCCTATGCTGCCTGCGGAGAACCTGGATTGGCACGCAAGGTGTTTGATGGAATTCCTGAGAGGAATGTTATTTTCTATAATGTCATGATCAGAAGTTATGTGAATAACCATCGGTACAATGATGCATTGCTTGTTTTCAGGGACATGGTTGATGGTGGATTTAGTCCTGATAACTATACTTACCCTTGTGTTTTGAAGGCTTGCTCTTGCTCTGACAATCCGAGAATCGGGTTTCAACTTCACGGAGTTGTATTTAAGGTTGGGTTTGacttgaatttatttgttgGAAATGGTCTTATTGCGTTGTACGGTAAGTGTGGTTGCTTGCTAGAGGCACGGCGTGTTCTTGGTGAAATGCCTAGCAGAGATGTTGTTTCATGGAACTCAATGGTTGCTGGATATGTTCAGAATAAGCGGTTTGATGATGCGCTACAGATTTGCCGAGAAATGGAGTCTCTAAGGCATAAACCGGATGCCGGTACAATGGCTAGTCTCCTGCCAGCAGTAACTGACACTTCATCAGAAATTATTTCATATGTTAAGCAGATGTTTGtgaatttggagaagaaaaattTGGTCTCATGGAATGTGATGATAACTACGTATATGAAAAACTCAATGCCTGAAAAAGCTGTTGATCTTTATTTACAAATGGAGAAATGTGAAGTGGAACCAGATGCAATCACTTGTGCTAGTGTACTTCCAGCATGTGGCGATCTTTCAGCTTTGTTGTTAGGAAGGAGGATTCATGAATATGTTGAGAGGAAGAATCTATGTCCAAATTTGCTTCTGGAGAATTCATTGATAGACATGTATGCTAGATGTGGATGTCTAGAAGATGCAAGAAGAGTGTTTGACAGAATGAAGTTTCGTGACGTTGCATCTTGGACTTCATTGATATCTGCCTATGGTATGACTGGAAAAGGCTATAATGCTGTGGCACTCTTCACTGAAATGCTAAATTCAGGTCAAAGTCCAGATTCCATTGCCTTTGTCGCAATTATCTCAGCCTGTAGCCATTCAGGATTATACAATGAAGGGAAGCTTTACTTTAAGCAGATGACAGACGATTATGGAATAACACCAAGAATTGAACACTTTTCTTGTTTGGTGGATCTTTTAGGACGATCTGGACGATTAGATGAGGCCtataatttcatcaaacagaTGCCAATGGAGCCTAATGAAAGAATTTGGGGAACCCTGCTTAGCTCCTGTCGGGTGTACTCCAACATGGATATTGGGCTTGTAGCTGCTGACAAACTTCTTCAGTTGGCTCCTGAGGAATCTGGCTACTATGTGTTGTTATCAAATATTTATGCAAAGGCTGGTAGATGGACAGAAGTAACAGCTACTCGATCACtaatgaagagaagaaaaattcGAAAAAGACCTGGGATCAGCAATGTTGAGCTCAATAATCAGGTCCACACCTTTCTTGCGGGTGACACGTCACACCCACAGTCAAAGGAGATATATGATGAGCTGAGTGTGCTGGTTGGGAAGATGAAAGAGTTAGGATACGTCCCTGAGACTGATTCTGCTCTTCATGACGTGGAGGAGGAGGATAAAGAATGCCATCTAGCTGTTCACAGCGAGAAGTTAGCAATTGTGTTTGCTATTTTGAATACCCGTGAATCTCCAATCAGAATTACCAAAAACCTCCGTGTTTGTGGAGATTGTCATATTGCTGTCAAGCTTATCTCTAAGATAGTTCAACGTGAAATTGTAGTCAGGGACACCAATCGATTCCACCATTTTAAGGATGGTACATGCTCTTGTTGCGATTATTGGTGA
- the LOC108344205 gene encoding uncharacterized protein LOC108344205, with translation MENGSGNFLGNLPVLDGKNYNHWVIKIEVIHGYQELLEIVKDGIQENDEAANKKKDCKAHCLLRQCVDTLLVNSMRACEEVEKILRTLSPKFDYIVVAIEESKDVENMTVEDLQGSLEAHELKLLSRNAEKVGEEETLQHGKGKPKRETKIEAHVAQDESDEEPVVLMVTMNEEGFVDENWFLDTRCSNHMTEHKNWISNLDTRKTSKIRLVDDNTMEAAEVGNIVIKKQGEEVAFIENVLYVPKMKCNLLNVGQLIEKGFSVTMGEDMLRVYDSKKRMVLKSPLSRNRTFQTRLRLVENQCLSTTTVDKTS, from the exons atggaaaatggaagtgGAAATTTTCTAGGTAATCTACCAGTTCTTGATGGGAAAAATTATAACCATTGGGTTATAAAGATCGAAGTCATTCATGGATATCAAGAATTGCTAGAGATTGTGAAAGATGGTATCCAAGAGAACGACGAAGCCGCAAATAAGAAGAAAGATTGCAAAGCTCATTGTCTTCTCCGTCAATGTGTGGATACG TTATTGGTGAACTCAATGAGAGCGTGTGAGGAGGTTGAGAAAATACTACGTACGTTGTCTCCAAAGTTCGACTACATCGTGGTGGCAATAGAGGAGTCCAAGGATGTAGAAAATATGACAGTGGAAGACTTGCAAGGTTCTTTGGAGGCACATGAATTGAAACTATTATCGCGAAATGCTGAGAAGGTTGGAGAGGAAGAAACTTTGCAG CATGGAAAGGGCAAGCCGAAAAGGGAAACTAAGATTGAAGCTCATGTGGCTCAAGATGAATCAGATGAAGAGCCTGTAGTGTTAATGGTCACAATGAATGAAGAGGGGTTTGTTGATGAAAATTGGTTTCTAGATACTCGATGTTCCAATCATATGACTGAACATAAGAATTGGATATCAAATCTTGATACTAGGAAGACTAGCAAGATTAGGCTTGTAGATGACAATACAATGGAGGCTGCTGAAGTTGGTAATATTGTAATCAAGAAACAAGGTGAGGAGGTTGCTTTTATTGAAAATGTGTTGTATGTTCCTAAGATGAAATGTAATTTGTTGAATGTTGGTCAGTTAATAGAAAAAGGTTTTTCAGTAACCATGGGAGAAGATATGTTGAGAGTATATGACTCAAAGAAAAGAATGGTGTTGAAATCACCATTGTCAAGAAACAGAACTTTCCAAACAAGATTACGTCTAGTGGAAAATCAGTGCCTCTCTACAACGACTGTAGACAAAACCAGTTAG
- the LOC108345686 gene encoding pentatricopeptide repeat-containing protein At4g20770: MDKSKSLNLANLVQLCVTNKDLLAGKVLHARLFRLRLFSDTFLSNHFIELYSKCDEIASAHNVFDNIPHKNIFSWNAILAAYCKTRNLQRACRLFLQMPQRNTVSLNTLISTMVRCGYERQAVDTYDSMMLDGIKPSHITFATVFSACGTLLDADCGRRNHGFVVKVGLESNIYVVNALLCMYAKCRLNVDALRVFRDIPEPNEVTFTTMIGALAQTDQFKEALELFRLMLRKKVPVDSVSLSSILGVCAKGERDIGLCHGLSCNAQGKQMHTMSIKLGFDRDLHLCNSLLDMYAKIGDMDSAEMVFVNLNQYSNVSWNIMIAGYGNRCNSEKAAEYLHRMQCDGYEPDDVTYINMLTACVKSGDVRIGRLIFDCMPCPNLASWNAILSVYNQIADHREAIELFRKMQFQCQHPDRTTLAIILSSCAELRLLEVGKEVHAAAQKFGFYDDVYVASSLINMYSKCGKMELCEHVFRKLPELDIVCWNSMLTGFSINALEQDALSLFKQMRSLGFFPSEFSFATIVSSCANISSLFQGQLFHAQIIKDGFLDDIFVGSSLIEMYCKCGDVHGARCIFDVMPGKNTVTWNEMIHGYAQNGDGRRALCLYNDMVSYGEKPDDITFVAVLTACSHSSLVDEGLEIFNVMLPKFGVVPKLDHYTCIIDCLSRAGRFHEVEVFLDTMPCKDDAVVWEVVLSSCRIHANLTLAKRAAEELYRLDPQNSASYVLLANTYSSLGRWDDARVVRDMMSDKKVPKDPGYSRSVCKNDTQMILENKQ; encoded by the coding sequence ATGGACAAAAGCAAGAGTTTGAATTTGGCAAATCTAGTGCAACTCTGCGTCACCAACAAAGATCTTTTAGCCGGCAAGGTTCTTCACGCTCGACTTTTCCGTCTCCGTCTTTTCTCTGACACCTTTCTCTCCAACCACTTCATCGAACTTTATTCAAAGTGTGATGAAATTGCCTCCGCCCACAATGTGTTCGACAATATACCTCACAAAAATATCTTTTCCTGGAACGCCATTTTGGCTGCTTATTGCAAAACCCGCAACTTGCAACGCGCGTGCCGTCTGTTCCTGCAAATGCCTCAGAGGAACACCGTCTCACTGAACACCTTAATCAGCACAATGGTCAGGTGTGGCTATGAACGCCAAGCAGTGGATACCTACGATTCGATGATGCTGGATGGAATTAAACCCTCCCACATAACGTTCGCTACTGTTTTTAGTGCTTGTGGTACTTTGTTGGATGCGGACTGTGGCAGGAGAAATCATGGGTTTGTGGTCAAGGTTGGTCTTGAAAGTAATATATATGTCGTTAATGCTCTTTTGTGCATGTATGCTAAGTGTAGGCTTAATGTGGATGCGCTTCGTGTTTTTAGGGACATTCCTGAGCCTAATGAGGTTACTTTCACCACCATGATAGGGGCATTAGCTCAGACAGATCAATTCAAGGAAGCTTTGGAATTGTTTAGACTCATGTTGAGAAAAAAGGTTCCTGTTGATTCTGTCTCCTTGTCCAGCATATTGGGTGTCTGTGCGAAAGGGGAAAGGGACATCGGTCTCTGTCATGGTCTCTCATGTAATGCACAAGGAAAACAAATGCACACAATGTCAATTAAACTGGGATTTGATAGAGACCTCCATTTATGCAACTCTTTGCTTGATATGTATGCGAAAATTGGGGATATGGACAGTGCTGAGATggtttttgttaatttgaatcaGTACAGTAATGTTTCTTGGAATATAATGATAGCTGGGTATGGGAATAGATGTAACAGTGAGAAAGCGGCAGAGTATCTTCATAGAATGCAGTGTGATGGATATGAACCAGATGATGTTACATATATTAATATGCTGACAGCGTGTGTCAAGTCTGGGGATGTAAGAATCGGGCGTCTAATATTTGACTGCATGCCATGCCCAAATTTGGCTTCATGGAATGCTATACTCTCAGTCTATAATCAAATTGCGGACCATAGAGAGGCAATTGAACTGTTTAGAAAAATGCAGTTTCAATGCCAACATCCTGATCGGACTACTTTGGCCATTATTCTCAGTTCATGTGCTGAACTTAGACTTCTTGAGGTTGGAAAAGAGGTTCATGCTGCAGCTCAAAAGTTTGGATTTTATGATGATGTCTACGTTGCCAGTAGCCTTATTAATATGTACTCCAAGTGTGGGAAAATGGAGTTGTGTGAGCATGTGTTCCGTAAACTGCCTGAACTAGATATTGTATGTTGGAACTCAATGTTAACAGGGTTCTCAATCAATGCTCTTGAACAAGATGCCTTGTCTTTGTTCAAACAGATGCGATCACTTGGCTTCTTCCCATCCGAGTTTTCTTTTGCTACCATAGTGAGCTCTTGTGCAAATATTTCTTCCTTGTTTCAAGGTCAACTGTTTCATGCTCAGATCATAAAAGATGGTTTTCTAGATGACATATTTGTGGGGAGTTCTCTAATAGAAATGTATTGTAAATGTGGTGATGTGCATGGGGCCAGATGTATTTTTGATGTGATGCCTGGTAAAAATACCGTTACCTGGAATGAAATGATACACGGTTATGCACAAAATGGAGATGGTCGTAGAGCTCTATGCCTTTATAATGACATGGTTTCATATGGTGAGAAACCTGATGATATTACTTTTGTTGCTGTTTTAACTGCTTGTAGCCACTCGTCTTTGGTTGATGAAGGACTTGAAATATTCAATGTCATGCTGCCAAAATTTGGAGTGGTGCCAAAGTTGGATCATTACACTTGCATTATAGATTGTCTGAGTCGAGCAGGGAGATTTCATGAAGTAGAAGTCTTTTTAGATACCATGCCATGTAAAGATGATGCAGTTGTATGGGAGGTTGTGTTAAGTTCATGCCGTATTCATGCTAACTTAACCTTAGCAAAAAGAGCTGCTGAGGAACTCTATCGACTGGACCCCCAAAATTCTGCTTCATATGTGCTTCTTGCCAACACGTACTCTTCTTTGGGAAGATGGGATGATGCACGTGTTGTAAGGGATATGATGAGTGATAAAAAGGTCCCTAAGGATCCCGGTTATAGCAGGAGTGTGTGCAAGAATGATACACAAATGATTCttgaaaacaaacaataa
- the LOC108345687 gene encoding putative pentatricopeptide repeat-containing protein At3g49142 isoform X2, with protein sequence MCIRRLLISVFMKTHLWESNSCEPMLPAENLDWHARDMVDGGFSPDNYTYPCVLKACSCSDNPRIGFQLHGVVFKVGFDLNLFVGNGLIALYGKCGCLLEARRVLGEMPSRDVVSWNSMVAGYVQNKRFDDALQICREMESLRHKPDAGTMASLLPAVTDTSSEIISYVKQMFVNLEKKNLVSWNVMITTYMKNSMPEKAVDLYLQMEKCEVEPDAITCASVLPACGDLSALLLGRRIHEYVERKNLCPNLLLENSLIDMYARCGCLEDARRVFDRMKFRDVASWTSLISAYGMTGKGYNAVALFTEMLNSGQSPDSIAFVAIISACSHSGLYNEGKLYFKQMTDDYGITPRIEHFSCLVDLLGRSGRLDEAYNFIKQMPMEPNERIWGTLLSSCRVYSNMDIGLVAADKLLQLAPEESGYYVLLSNIYAKAGRWTEVTATRSLMKRRKIRKRPGISNVELNNQVHTFLAGDTSHPQSKEIYDELSVLVGKMKELGYVPETDSALHDVEEEDKECHLAVHSEKLAIVFAILNTRESPIRITKNLRVCGDCHIAVKLISKIVQREIVVRDTNRFHHFKDGTCSCCDYW encoded by the exons ATGTGCATTCGAAGGCTTTTAATCTCAGTTTTCATGAAAACCCATCTCTGGGAATCAAACTCATGCGAGCCTATGCTGCCTGCGGAGAACCTGGATTGGCACGCAAG GGACATGGTTGATGGTGGATTTAGTCCTGATAACTATACTTACCCTTGTGTTTTGAAGGCTTGCTCTTGCTCTGACAATCCGAGAATCGGGTTTCAACTTCACGGAGTTGTATTTAAGGTTGGGTTTGacttgaatttatttgttgGAAATGGTCTTATTGCGTTGTACGGTAAGTGTGGTTGCTTGCTAGAGGCACGGCGTGTTCTTGGTGAAATGCCTAGCAGAGATGTTGTTTCATGGAACTCAATGGTTGCTGGATATGTTCAGAATAAGCGGTTTGATGATGCGCTACAGATTTGCCGAGAAATGGAGTCTCTAAGGCATAAACCGGATGCCGGTACAATGGCTAGTCTCCTGCCAGCAGTAACTGACACTTCATCAGAAATTATTTCATATGTTAAGCAGATGTTTGtgaatttggagaagaaaaattTGGTCTCATGGAATGTGATGATAACTACGTATATGAAAAACTCAATGCCTGAAAAAGCTGTTGATCTTTATTTACAAATGGAGAAATGTGAAGTGGAACCAGATGCAATCACTTGTGCTAGTGTACTTCCAGCATGTGGCGATCTTTCAGCTTTGTTGTTAGGAAGGAGGATTCATGAATATGTTGAGAGGAAGAATCTATGTCCAAATTTGCTTCTGGAGAATTCATTGATAGACATGTATGCTAGATGTGGATGTCTAGAAGATGCAAGAAGAGTGTTTGACAGAATGAAGTTTCGTGACGTTGCATCTTGGACTTCATTGATATCTGCCTATGGTATGACTGGAAAAGGCTATAATGCTGTGGCACTCTTCACTGAAATGCTAAATTCAGGTCAAAGTCCAGATTCCATTGCCTTTGTCGCAATTATCTCAGCCTGTAGCCATTCAGGATTATACAATGAAGGGAAGCTTTACTTTAAGCAGATGACAGACGATTATGGAATAACACCAAGAATTGAACACTTTTCTTGTTTGGTGGATCTTTTAGGACGATCTGGACGATTAGATGAGGCCtataatttcatcaaacagaTGCCAATGGAGCCTAATGAAAGAATTTGGGGAACCCTGCTTAGCTCCTGTCGGGTGTACTCCAACATGGATATTGGGCTTGTAGCTGCTGACAAACTTCTTCAGTTGGCTCCTGAGGAATCTGGCTACTATGTGTTGTTATCAAATATTTATGCAAAGGCTGGTAGATGGACAGAAGTAACAGCTACTCGATCACtaatgaagagaagaaaaattcGAAAAAGACCTGGGATCAGCAATGTTGAGCTCAATAATCAGGTCCACACCTTTCTTGCGGGTGACACGTCACACCCACAGTCAAAGGAGATATATGATGAGCTGAGTGTGCTGGTTGGGAAGATGAAAGAGTTAGGATACGTCCCTGAGACTGATTCTGCTCTTCATGACGTGGAGGAGGAGGATAAAGAATGCCATCTAGCTGTTCACAGCGAGAAGTTAGCAATTGTGTTTGCTATTTTGAATACCCGTGAATCTCCAATCAGAATTACCAAAAACCTCCGTGTTTGTGGAGATTGTCATATTGCTGTCAAGCTTATCTCTAAGATAGTTCAACGTGAAATTGTAGTCAGGGACACCAATCGATTCCACCATTTTAAGGATGGTACATGCTCTTGTTGCGATTATTGGTGA